A segment of the Sphingobacterium oryzagri genome:
CCATGCTTCAGATACAGAGATGCAAAATTTTCCGTCCGCTCTTGCAAACCTCCCTGTGGAAACAAGCTATCTTTTAAGCGCGCTATCTGGATAAGGGCATCCTCATGATTACGCTTATCGGCTTTTAGCAGTTTCTTTTCTAAGCTGGTGATCGCTTTCTTCAATCGCGCTTTTACCGCTTCGGTACTCACGCTCAATGTGGGGTCGATTTTATGTGTGCGCAATTTGATCTTCCCAAAAATCGCGTTAAGCTCCATCCACTCGTCGCGCAAATTTAAGCGGTGCTTGGTGTGTCGGCGCACATACTCACTCTTCAAGGCATCCAGCGGCTTAAAAATACTTTTGAATGTCAGATCTAAACGGAACACTTTGCCAGCAACATTATCGTCGGTAATCATGGCCGAATTGCGGGGTACTAAGATCGGGAAAGGCACATCGTATTGATTGAAATTGGCTTTGAGCTGCAACCAATAAACGATTTCGGCACCGCCACCAATATAGGCTAGATTTGGAAGAATCAGCTCCTCATACAACGGTCGCATGACGACATTCGGACTAAAGCGCTCGGGATAGTTCGCTATCTCGGCCTCGATTTCCGCTTCGGAAAAAAAGATATCCCGATGCAGCACCTCAAACCGACCATCATCCGTACGCACAATGCGCTCCCGAAAATCATCCGTCAGGTAAAAAAAGTTAATATCACGTGCGTGCACCTGTGTTTGGTAACCCAGCGCCTCCATGCTTGCCGAGGTATTGGCGATGGCTTTGACACTTTTCTCTTCCAGCACATCTTGCCGGATAGCTGGAATAAACACCTCCTTAAAAGCACGACGATCGGCGTCGATAATAACCAGTCCCGCTTCTTTGAAAAGCTCGTTTACCATCCGCCGCGTAGCATCTGCGAGAGACAGCTCTTGCAAATAGGCTTGCTCCACGATCGCTTTTAAACGATCAGCATTCGCCGATAGGCCGAACGTATTGCAGTATTGTTTTACCGTATCTGCTATGTTCGCGGTAGACATACGCCCCGTGCCCGACACGGCCGGAATATCCCACATGATTTTCTTGCCAAAAACACGCGTATTATTAATCTCCGCAAAGTCATGATCCTCCGTTGCCATCCAATAAACCGGCACAAAATCGTAAGCTGGGTAGGCTGCTTTGAGATCTTTGGCTAGCCGTATCGCTGTTACAATCTTAAAGATAAAATATAAAGGACCGGTAAAGATATTGAGCTGATGGCCGGTAGTCACGGTAAATGTCGTAGCATCTCCGAGCGATTGAATATTCGCAGAGACCAGTGGTGCTTCGTCAAGCAGCGCACCGTATTGGTCGGTCAATTGTTCGACCAGCAGCGCACGATGGCGAAAATCTTGCCGGAGCTCGATTTGCTTGCGAAAGCCTTCCAGATCTGGCCTTTCACCGTAAAAAGGCCGCAACGCCTCATCATTAGCCAAATAAGCCAACAAGGTTGGGGAAAAACTGGCGGTATCGCTATAATCGATATATGTTGCTTTCATTTATCTCTTCTACTAATATTGCGCCGGGATCACACAGGTAAAGAAAGGGCTTCCACGAAATTTACAACATCGACAAGCGAATCTCGGAATCACCGAACGGCGTCTCAAATTACATATTTTTACGAAAACGACGATACGCACACCGCATTTTATCCGTTATTTGACAATCGCTTTATAGAACGTTGCACAGAGCCCATATCCCGAAACACGAAGCGCGAGTAAAAACTCGCGCTCCAGAGGTAAAAATTACTTTCTGCTATTTGATTACGGAACCATACAGATCAAAATCTTCTGCACGATCAATCTTGACGTGCACAAAATCGCCGATACGCGCATAATTGTCTTTGGCATGCAACACCACTTCGTTATCCACTTCCGGGGAGTCGTATTCGGTGCGGCCGATAAAATAATCACCGTCCACACGATCGATCAACACCTTGTAGGTATTTCCGATTTTTTCCTGGTTCTTCTCGAACGAAATACCTTGTTGCACTTCCATAATCTGCTCCACTCGCGACTCCTTTACTGCATCAGGCACGTTATCGACCAAGTCGTAGGCATGTGTTTTTTCTTCGTGCGAATAGGTGAAACAACCTAAGCGATCAAAGCGCGTTTCTTCGACCCAAGACAACATTTCCTCGAAATCTTGCTCGGTTTCCCCAGGATAGCCACAGATCAATGTCGTACGCAGGGCAATATCAGGCACTTTATCACGAATCTGGTTGACCAAATCGATTTGCTTTTGTTTAGTCGTGCCTCGGCGCATAGACTTCAACATGTTATCACTAATATGCTGCAACGGCATATCCAGGTAGTTACAGATATTGGATCGCTCGTTCATCGCGTCCAAAATATCCATTGGAAAGCCCGAAGGATACGCATATTGCAAACGAATCCACTCGATACCATCCACATCGGAAAGGTGGCGCATCAAGTCTGAAAGATTACGCTTACCGTAAATATCCAAGCCGTAGTAAGTAAGGTCTTGCGCAATCAAAATCAATTCTTTTGTTCCGTTAGACGCCAAAAATTTTGCTTCTTTAACCAAATCATCGATCGATTTGGAAACGTGTTTACCCCGCATTAACGGGATAGCGCAAAATGAGCATGGGCGATTACAACCTTCCGCTATTTTGAAATAAGAAAAATGGGAAGGCGTCGTTAACATACGCTCGCCCAAAAGCTCATGCCTGTAATCCGCTCCAATAGTAGACAACAGCTCGGGAAGATCGTTTGTTCCAAAATAGGCGTCCACATTCGGAATTTCCGATTGCAGCTCGGGTTTATAGCGCTCGGATAAACAGCCTGTTACAATGACCTTATTCACCTTACCCTGGTCTTTTAGTTCGGAGTATTGGAGAATAGTATCGATCGACTCCTGTTTGGCGTTGTCGATAAAACCGCAGGTATTGATAACGACAATATCATTTGCCTGAATATTGGTCGCTTCATGCACCACCTCCATTTGGTTACCCTTTAACTGCCCCATCAACACCTCCGAATCGTGAATGTTTTTAGAACAACCTAACGTCACGACATTTACCCGTGGCTTACTTAGCTTTGGGGTAACCTTTGCATATTTTGTTTTCATTTTCTTCTCTTCATCTTCCCGGAAATTGGGCTTCGAAACAGACTTACCATGTCTAAAAGAACAATTTCTTCCTCAGGATACTAGTAATGCCCGATCACGATCGTGTATACAGGCGGACCGAGAAAACGGTCGCTTATAAAATGCTTATTTGAATAAGCTATCAACAAATTCCTTTTTGTTAAACAGTTGCAAATCGCCGATCTTCTCGCCAACCCCGATATATTTTACCGGAATTTTAAACTGATCAGAAATACCGATCACCACACCACCTTTGGCTGTTCCATCTAACTTTGTCAGCGCCAACGCATTCACATCGGTAGCCTGTGTAAACTGTGTCGCTTGTTCGATCGCATTTTGTCCGGTAGATGCATCGAGCACCAACAGAATTTCATGTGGCGCATCAGGAACAACCTTTTGCATCACATTTTTAATTTTGGTAAGCTCGTTCATCAAGCCCACTTTATTATGCAATCGACCAGCCGTATCAATAATAGCGACATCATCGCCGTTGGCGACAGCAGACTTTACGGTATCGTATGCTACCGAAGCCGGGTCAGAACCCATGGGCTGCGCAACGACGCGCACACCTACGCGCTCGCCCCAAAGCTGAATCTGGTCGACCGCCGCAGCGCGAAACGTATCTGCCGCACCGAGCACCACTTTGTTACCCGCCGCTTTTAGCTGGTGCGCCAACTTACCGATAGTCGTTGTTTTGCCTACACCATTCACACCCACCACCATGATCACATACGGTTTCTGGTTGCCATATTCAAAAGTTTCAAAATCGTTGCTGTTGTTTTCAGCAAGTAAATCTTGAATTTCTTCATTCAGCAATCTGTTTAGGTCGTCAGTACCCACATACTTGTCGCGCGCAACACGTTGCTGTATACGATCCACGATCTTCAGGGTGGTTGTCACCCCGACGTCCGACATCACGAGCACCTCTTCCAGGCTGTCCAGCACCTCGTCGTCGATGGTTGATTTACCAACAACGGCTTTGGTAATTTTAGAAAAAAATCCTGCTTTAGTTTTTTCTAAACTCTTGTCCAACGCTTCCTGCGCCTCAGGCGTTTCCTGCTTCTTCTTAAAAAAATCGAATAATCCCATGATGTGTGATCGTATGTATGGATATGCTTTGCTTATAACCCGCCAAATATACTTAAAAATCAGCTATACTAAAAAAGCCCTTTCGGCTTGTACCAAAACGGCTTCTTTGATTTTTAAAGAAAAACTTTAAAAAAAAGGAATATTTCCTGCGTAGCTTATTTAGTAGCTGCTGCTACAACTTCTTTCACTTTATCATTGTGAACCATACTCTCTTTAAAAGTGTATGCTCCAGTTTTCGCAGATTTAGCGGTAAGAACAACTTTAGTGAACTCTTTACCACCTCCTTTTTGTAACGATGCAACTGCTTTCTTTGCCATTGTGTTATATTTTTAAATGAGCTATGCGCTCTAAAAGTTAATTACTTAATTTCTTTATGAACAGTTACTTTACGAAGAACTGGGTTGAATTTTTTCAATTCTAAACGCTCTGTCGTGTTTTTCTTGTTCTTTGTTGTGATATAACGAGACATGCCCGGAAGACCACTTTCCTTGTGCTCAGTACATTCTAAGATTACTTGTACTCTATTTCCCTTTTTAGCCATTGTTTTACTTTATTTAATCTGCCAACCGGCAGATAGATTTCATGAATATTTTGATAACAGGCGGTAATGATTAAATAGATCCTTTTTGGATAAATTTATTGATTACTGCTGTGATACCGTTTTTATTAATAGTCTTGATTGCTGATGTTGATACTTTCAACGTAATCCAACGATCTTCTTCTGGAATGTAGAAACGTTTAGTCTGTAAATTCGGGTAAAATTTACGCTTAGTCTTAACGTTTGAGTGCGAAACGTTATTTCCTCTTAATGCCGCCTTGCCTGTTAAATCACAAATTCTTGACATGATATTTGATTTTTAATGTTATCTGTTGTCTATTACTCTTTTCACAAAGAGTTTGCAAATATCAATATTTCTTTTGTGTTTTGCAAGGGATGGAAGGAATAAATTTATTTTTTTGGGAAACACCTTGCTGAGTCCAGCAAAAGTACTGTTTTTTCCAAAACCATCATGCTCGAATCAAGCACAATAGTTTTCCACAATTCACATTGCACACAGACGCAGCTTGCCTGCAGCTTTCGTATATTTGTGCCATACACATCATTATGTTGCATAAAACCAAAGGTATCGCTTTAAAGATAACGAGCTACGCAGAAAATAGCATCGTTGCACATGTTTTTACCGAAGCTTTTGGCATGCAGGCTTACCTTATCAATGGCGCAAAAAAACCGAAAGCTAGTATATCGGCCAATCTATTTCAGCCGCTCTACCCGCTAGATATGGTGGTATACCATAAAGACAGCAACGGACTGCAACGCATGAAAGAGGCGCACCAAGTTCCGGTGCTACGCGAAATACCTTTTGACATGACCAAGGGCGCACTCGCGCTGTTTATCAATGAAATTTTGTACAAAGCCTTGCGCCAGCAATCACCGGATCCATTTCTGTTTAACTTTATTCAGCAAGCTATTTTATGGTTGGATAATGCAGAGAGTGGGCTGGCCAACTTTCACTTGGTCTTTCTGGTTAAGCTAAGCCGATTTCTCGGCTTCCTGCCGTTGCATAGCAACAAAGGCTCCCATCCGTACTTTGATTTGTTAGATGGCGTTTTTGGCAACAGCCTGCCCGCACATCGCCACGTATTGCAGGAACCACACACCAGCCTTTTTCATCAATTGCTACGGATTAGCTTTGAAGAATCATCGACCATCAAGATGCCGAAAGACGACAGAAAATACCTGTTAGAAAAAACGCTGGAATTTTACAAACTGCACACGGAAAACTTCGGAAGTGTGCATTCGCTCTACATTTTAGAGGAAATTTTTCAATAAAACTTTATATGCTCAAACATTTTGGCACGTTATTTTGTTGACTTACAGAAGTAAAAACAGATTATTTTCATTTAATAAAAACTTACCTATGGAGTGGTTCTTAAAAACTGTCAAAGAAAACTATGCGAACTTTGAAGGAAGGGCGCGCAGAAAAGAATTTTGGATGTTTGTATTAGGATACGTGCTGATCCAAGTCGCCTTGCTCATTGTGTCGGGCATATTTTCAATTATCAGCGACACCTTGGGTATGCTCATCTACGGTTTACTGTCGCTAGTAACATTAGTCTTATTGATTCCTTACCTGGCGGTTGGCGTGCGTCGCTTGCACGATACAAGCAAACCAACCTGGTTTATTATTTTTGCTTTCATTCCGTTGGTAAACCTTTTCTTCCTGTATTTAATGATTCAAGAAGGCGATGTGGGGCCAAATGAGTTTGGGCCAGATCCAAAATCCGGAGAAAATGGAGGCAATCCATTTAATAATTATCCGCCAACACCTAACAATCCATTTACAAATTCCAATCCATAAGGCCTTGTCGCCTGTCAGAAATAAAAAAAGCCAGATGTTTAACATCTGGCTTTTTCACAATAAATATATTTGAAATCTATATTAGATAAGCTTTACATTTACCGCATTAAGACCTTTACGGCCTTGTTCAATTTCGAATGATACATGATCATTCTCACGAACTTTGTCTACTAAACCTGAAACGTGAACGAAGATTTCGCTCTCGCCAGAGTTAGGAACGATGAAACCGAAACCTTTGGTCTCATTAAAAAATTTTACTACGCCTTCTTGCATTTTAATATTGTATTTTTTTGTATTGTTTTTAAAGGTATAAATTATTTTTCAATGTCTCTTTATTTCTTTCTAAATTTTTTAAACGAAAATCAGAAACGCTGGTCAAACATAAGAAACGTATAATTGTACTAATAACAACAAAAACGAAGAACATGAAAAAAATAGCAAGTTTAATTTTGGCGGTATGTATGGCAACGGTTGTTAGTGCTCAATCGACCAATTACGAATTTAGCAGAAAGGTATCTACACGCGGATATGCGGAGCGCGAAGTAACGCCCGATATTGTATACCTATCGGTATCGCTAAAGGAATATTTTGTGGATGGCAACAACAAAAAGAAAGTAGACATCGAAACGCTGGAAAAGCAACTCTATACCGCAGCGCTCGCCATTGGCGTGAAGAAAGAGGATTTCACGATACAAAATGTCTACAGCTATAATTACGATAACAAGAAGAAAAGCAACAGTGAACTGCTCCAGGCTAAGCAATATCGTTTGAAAGTATCCAACCTGAACGGGCTGAACGGTATGATGGATAAAGTCGATCCTAAAGGCGTGCAAAGCACATCGATAAGTGGGTATGATCATTCGCAAAAACGCGAAATTGAAAAAGAGCTTAAGGTCGCTGCCGTAAAAGATGCGCGCGCAAATGCCGAAATCATCGCGACAGCAACCGGCGATAAAATTGGAAAAGTGCTTGCCATCAACGACAATAGCTCTTTTGGCTGGAATGATATCATGCCTACACCGCGCGCCTACAGCATGGCCAAAATGGAGGTCGCAGCAGATGGTGCCGCAGCACCACAAAGTTTGGATATCAGTGTGCAACCAATAAAACTCGTTTGTAACATCGATGGCGTCTTTGAGTTACAGTAAATAAGCGCGCTGCGCAGCTATTTAAAATTGTGGGCTGGCCTTTTAAGGCTAGCCCATAATTTTTATGCGCCGTCCCGGGAAGGGGCAATGGAAGCGTAATAAAATACTAAAGCAGTTTCTTTCCCATCTCACAAACCTTTCCGCCGCTCGCCGCGGCAAGGCCTTCCTTGGAAGAACCCAAGGAAGCAAGGTTCTCCTGTCTCCTGAAGGTGGTTTGTCGCACAAAGCCATCACGCAAAAAGCAATATGCTCACAAAGCTGGAATAACATCGAAACCCTTCCAGGGGATTTCGATATGATTCCTAGGCTTTATCCTTCCCACAAAAAGCCATCGCATAAGCTTTTTTCCCACCACTACATGAGACATTTTAATTCATCGCTTTGCAAATAGTGAACGCTAGCGTCAATAAACGCCTTGCGAATAACATCATCAACGTTTCATCAAGCGATGGAAAACAAGCAATTGATGCAGGATGTGTGAGGGGAAGGCATGAGAAATTGTTATAAAGAAAACAAAAGAATTTTTTTATAACAATTTCTAGCCTGCGCGGCAATTGGTTTGTGTGCGGGGGATTCGTGCGACAAATCGCCTCGATGAAACAAGGACTTTTTTGAATACTTTTTGTGTCCAGACAAAAAGTATTGCCCCGTCCCGGCGAGGGAAAATAGCGATATACGACTCCGCTGGAGTCGAAAGAAAATCAGCATTTTCTATAAACATATGACCTCGCAGAGGTCAATCGTTTTTGCAACTGCCTTCCAGAATTGTGAATACTCGCGATAGCAAACGCTCTGCTAACAACGTCATCAACGTTTCATCAAGCGATGGAAACAAGCGATTGACGCGGGTCGTGCGATGGGAAGGCATGAGAATTATAGCACAAAATTATCCAAAGGATTTTGTGATGTCATTCTAGCCTGCGCGGCAATTGGCTTGTGTGCGAGGGATTCGTGCGAAAAATCGCCTCGATGAAACAAGGACTTTTTTGAATACTTTTTGTGTCCAGACAAAAAGTATTGCCCCGTCCCGGCGAGGGACAAAAAGTATGTCGAAACGATCTTTTTCCCTTACACAAACCTTTCCGCCGCTCGCCGCGGCAAGGCCTTCCTTGGAAGAACCCAAGGAAGCAAGGTTCTCCTGTCTCCTGAAGGTGGTTTGTCGCACAAAGCCATCACGCAAAAAGCAATATGCTCACAAAGCTGGAATAACATCGAAACCCTTCCAGGGGATTTCGATATAATTCCTAGGCTTTATCCTTCCCACAAAAAGCCATCGCATAAGCTTTTTTCCCACCACTACATGAGACATTTTAATTCATCGCTTTGCAAAATAGTGAACGCAAGCGTCAATAAACGCCTTGCGAATAACGTCATCAACGTTTCATCAAGCGATGGAAAACAAGCAATTGACGCAGGATGTGTAAGGGGAAGGTATGAGAAATTGTTATTAAAAAATACAAAAGTATTTTTTAATAACAATTTCTAGCCTGCGCGGCAATTGGCTTGTGCGCGACGGATTCGAGCGACAGATCGCCTCGATGAAACAAGGACTTTTTTGAATACTTTTTGTGTCCAGACAAAAAGTATTGCCCCGTCCCGGCGAGGGACAAAACGTATGTCGAAACGATCTTTTTCCCTTACACAAACCTTTCCGCCGCTCGCCGCGGCAAGGCCTTCCTTGGAAGAACCCAAGGAAGCAAGGTTCTTCTGTCTCCTGAAGGTGGTTTGTCGCACAAAGCCATCACGCAAAAGCAATATGCTCACAAAGCTGGAATAACATCGAAACCCTTACAGGGGATTTCGATATGATTCCTAGGCTTTATCCTTCCCACAAAAAGCCATCGCATAAGCTTTTTTCCCACCACTACATGAGACATTTTAATTCATCGCTTTGCAAAATAGTGAACGCAAGCATCAATAAACGCCTTGCGAATAACATCATCAACGTTTCATCAAGCGATGGAAGACAAGCAATTGACGCCGGTTGTGTAAGGGGAAGGCATGAGAATTATAGCACAAAATTATCCAAAGGATTTTGTGCTGTCATTCTAGCCTGCGCGGCAATTGGCTTGTGCGTGAGGATTTGTGCGAAAAATCGCCTCGATGAAACAAGGACTTTTTTGAATACTTTTTGTGTCCAGACAAAAAGTATTGCCCTGTCCCGGCGAGGGACAATAGCGATATACGACTCCGCTGGAGTCGAAAAGAAGTCAGCTTAATTTACTATAGACATATGACCTCGCTGAGGTCAAAACACGAGATTATAGCTTTGCAAAATAGTGAACGCAAGCGTCAATAAACGCCTTGCGAATAACGTCATCAACGTTTCATCAAGCGATGGAAGACAAGCAATTGACGCCGGTTGTGTAAGGGGAAGGCATGAGAAATTGTTATTAAAAAATACAAAAGTATTTTTTAATAACAATTTCTAGCCTGCGCGGCAATTGGCTTGTGCGCGACGGATTCGAGCGACAGATCGCCTCGATGAAACAAGGACTTTTTTGAATACTTTTTGTGTCCAGACAAAAAGTATTGCCATGTCCCGGCGAGGGACAATAGTGACATACGACTCCGTTGGAGTCGAAAAGAAATCAGCTTGATTTACTATAGACATATGACCTCGCTGAGGTCAAAAAATAATAGATTACCGCTTTGCGACGTTGTGAACGCTTACGTCAATATTTTGTTTCCTTTTGGCCTTCAAAAGGAAGTCCAAGCCCCGAAAAGGGAATGAAGTCAATAATATATCGTATTCCGTTAACAAAAAACTATTTTTGTATTGCTATGAGTAAAACACGAATCTTCGCCCTTATCCTAATCCTTATTATGGTGGCTGCTTTTTGGACAAACCCCAGTCAGGAACAACAAGAGGATGCTATCCGCACAAAGGCAATCGAACTGCTAAGAACACAAGCTGGCGATGAAAACAAAGGGGTAGTCGACTTTGGAATACAGCTTTTTGGAAATACCCTGATCGACCAATTTATGAGAAACCATGTCAAAGTAGAAAACTACTACCTGTTTTCGCTAACGAAAGTACGCTGGGATAATCAAGAAACAGTGATTGGCGGCGGCGCATTCAAGCAGGTTTGGCTCAGCTCAAAAATAGACGAAAAAGCTGCCGAGATTGTAAACATGATCAAAGCCAAATAATGCTCGATATTTTATACCAAGACGCCGATCTCATTGCGATAAATAAACCGCACGGATTGTTGGTGCACCGCTCTTCCATCGCGGCCGATACCTCAGCCTTTGCGCTACAAATCTTACGCAATCAAATCCAACAAACAGTTTATCCAGCCCATCGACTAGACCGCAAGACAGGCGGTATATTACTATTTACCTTAAACAAGGAAATGGATGCTGCCACGCAGACGTTATTTGCCGAAAAAGCAATCGAAAAAAGTTACCTGGCGGTGGTACGCGGTTTTACGGATGATGCAGGTACAATCGACTATCCATTGCGCAAGGAAAACGGCACATTACAAGATGCAGTAACGCACTATCGCACCTTAGCCCGAGCAGAAATTGACCTCCCGCAGGGAAAATTTGACCGATCTCGCTATTCGCTGGTTGAAGCCAGACCAGAAACCGGCCGTATGCATCAGATTCGTAAACATTTTGCTCATATTTTCCATCCTATTTTGGCCGATCGGCCGCACGGCTGTAATAAGCAAAACAAACTATGGAAAGAACGTTATGCGATGGATACTATGCTGTTGCATGCAGCGACGCTGCGCTTTGCACACCCGCGCAGCAACGAAATCGTACACATAGAAGCGCCTTTACAGCCTGAATTTTTACGTGTTTTAGCCCTTTTAGACTTACAGGTATGAAAGAGATTATTGTTTCCGTATTTTTGACCATTGAAGGCATCGCTGCAGCCTCTGGTTTACTTTTTCACGATAAGCAACTTCACATTATTTCCGATAACAGCGATTACCTTTATCAATACCAGCTCAAAAGCGAAACCTTGCAGAAAACGGCGCTTTTGGAAAGATCAGGACAGCAGGAATTGGTTACCAAAAAAGAGAAAGCAGATTTTGAGGCCATCGCCCAAGACAGAAAAATGCTATACATCTTTGGTTCCGGATCGGGAAAAAAACGCAATAGCCTTGTAAAATACGACCGCAAAACGAAAAAAAAGCAGACCGTGGATATGAGCCAATCTTACGCCAGCATGCAAAAGAAGTTTGGCATCGAGGCTGAAGATTTCAATATAGAAGGTGCCCTGATCTGGGAAAACGAGCTTTGGCTCTTTAATCGCGGAAACGGACCTAACCAGAAAAACGGTATTTTTGTGCTAGACAAAAAAACATTGCAGGCCAACCGCTTTGTGGAAGTTGTATTACCGGCTTTGAAATCGGTACAGACGGGTTTTACAGATGCGACACGTGTAGGCAACAGTATTTACTTTATTGCGGCGGCGGAAGACAGCAACTCGAGCTACCACGATGGCCAGATCAACGGCACGTTGATCGGAAAACTGGATCCCAAAACGAAAAAAGTGTTATATACCGAACTGCTCTCGGAAACGCATAAATTTGAGGGCATCGCATTCTATAACGAGAATAAAGACGGGCAGACTTTTTTGCTTTGCGAAGATCCGGATAATGAACAGGCATTATCTACTATTTATCAGGTACATCTTCCTAAGTAAACGATTGCGCGATTTACAACTTAAGATAAAAAACGGCCTTGAATGGTTACTTTTTTATCTATTTTTGAAGAAAATAGATTTATCAGACTGTTATGATTAAAAACACTGTGCTCTCTGAGCATCACCAAGCTCTTGGTGCTAAAATGGTGCCTTTTGCAGGCTTCAACATGCCTGTGCAATATTCCGGAATTAACGATGAACACCAAACGGTACGCACCGGTGTAGGCGTTTTTGATGTGAGCCATATGGGTGAATTTATCTTGAAGGGCGAGAAAGCATTGGACTTAATCCAAAAAATATCATCCAATGATGTAAGCAAGCTTTATGATGGGAAAGTGCAATATGCTTATATTCCGAATGAAACGGGTGGTATCGTTGATGACTTTTTGACCTATCGCATAGACGAGCAAACCTATTTTTTGGTCGTTAACGCATCAAATATTGACAAAGATTGGGATTGGATCAGTAGATACAACAGTTATGGGGTGGAAATGAAAAATATTTCAGACCAAACTGCGCTATTTGCCGTGCAAGGACCAAAAGCTGCAGAAGCGTTACAATCGTTAACAGATATCGAACTAGCTCCGATGGAATATTACACCTTTAAAAAAGGTACGTTTGCGGGCGTAGACAATGTATTGGTATCGGCAACGGGATATACGGGTGCTGGCGGGTTTGAAATCTATGTCGCTAACGAAGATGCGCAAAAAGTGTGGGATGCGATCTTTGAAGCTGGCGCAGCCTTCGGCATTAAACCGATTGGTCTGGGCGCTCGCGATACTTTGCGCTTAGAAATGGGTTTTTGCTTGTATGGCAATGATATTGATGACCAAACATCGCCACTTGCGGCTGGCTTGGGCTGGGTAACCAAGTTTACCAAGGATTTTGTGAACAGTGAAAACCTGAAAGCAGAAAAAGAACGCGGCGTGACCCAAAAATTAGTAGGATTCGAGATGATAGACCGTGGCATTCCGCGTCACGATTACGAGATCTTGGATGCCGACGGCAAAACAATTGGCCGTGTAACATCGGGCACGCAATCACCTACCTTAAAAAAATCGATCGGTTTGGGTTATGTCGATACCGCTTTTGCTAAAGAAGGCACAGAAATCTTCATCAGCATTCGTAATCAAGCGATCAAGGCCGTGGTGCGCAAGCCGCCATTTGTAAAATAGCCTGGTGATAGAACATACTAAAAACGACGCGTTAATTGTGATTAGCGCGTCGTTTTTTTTAAAGATTTTTCTGCTATTTCTTTTTCTTTTTAGCCGGTAAATCTACCTTCTCCGTAGATCGCTTTGCCGCGTCTTTCTTGACCACCTTCAGCAGTACTACTTTGAGGTAGATCAAAACGACCAACAGTGCAATGGAGATAAAAAGAAAAAGATGATTGCTTGCCTGGTAAGACATAATAGCACTATACACCAAAAAGGCAATAGCAAAATTTAATACGACATTAAAAATAAAGAATTTAGTCATGTTTACTTATTTCTTTTGCGTCGCCAGCACCCGATCTCGTATCAAGAAAAAATAGATCA
Coding sequences within it:
- the recO gene encoding DNA repair protein RecO produces the protein MLHKTKGIALKITSYAENSIVAHVFTEAFGMQAYLINGAKKPKASISANLFQPLYPLDMVVYHKDSNGLQRMKEAHQVPVLREIPFDMTKGALALFINEILYKALRQQSPDPFLFNFIQQAILWLDNAESGLANFHLVFLVKLSRFLGFLPLHSNKGSHPYFDLLDGVFGNSLPAHRHVLQEPHTSLFHQLLRISFEESSTIKMPKDDRKYLLEKTLEFYKLHTENFGSVHSLYILEEIFQ
- a CDS encoding DUF4295 domain-containing protein, translating into MAKKAVASLQKGGGKEFTKVVLTAKSAKTGAYTFKESMVHNDKVKEVVAAATK
- the rpmB gene encoding 50S ribosomal protein L28, whose protein sequence is MSRICDLTGKAALRGNNVSHSNVKTKRKFYPNLQTKRFYIPEEDRWITLKVSTSAIKTINKNGITAVINKFIQKGSI
- the bshC gene encoding bacillithiol biosynthesis cysteine-adding enzyme BshC yields the protein MKATYIDYSDTASFSPTLLAYLANDEALRPFYGERPDLEGFRKQIELRQDFRHRALLVEQLTDQYGALLDEAPLVSANIQSLGDATTFTVTTGHQLNIFTGPLYFIFKIVTAIRLAKDLKAAYPAYDFVPVYWMATEDHDFAEINNTRVFGKKIMWDIPAVSGTGRMSTANIADTVKQYCNTFGLSANADRLKAIVEQAYLQELSLADATRRMVNELFKEAGLVIIDADRRAFKEVFIPAIRQDVLEEKSVKAIANTSASMEALGYQTQVHARDINFFYLTDDFRERIVRTDDGRFEVLHRDIFFSEAEIEAEIANYPERFSPNVVMRPLYEELILPNLAYIGGGAEIVYWLQLKANFNQYDVPFPILVPRNSAMITDDNVAGKVFRLDLTFKSIFKPLDALKSEYVRRHTKHRLNLRDEWMELNAIFGKIKLRTHKIDPTLSVSTEAVKARLKKAITSLEKKLLKADKRNHEDALIQIARLKDSLFPQGGLQERTENFASLYLKHGEQLIQELEKHFNPLDFKFTILY
- the rimO gene encoding 30S ribosomal protein S12 methylthiotransferase RimO; its protein translation is MKTKYAKVTPKLSKPRVNVVTLGCSKNIHDSEVLMGQLKGNQMEVVHEATNIQANDIVVINTCGFIDNAKQESIDTILQYSELKDQGKVNKVIVTGCLSERYKPELQSEIPNVDAYFGTNDLPELLSTIGADYRHELLGERMLTTPSHFSYFKIAEGCNRPCSFCAIPLMRGKHVSKSIDDLVKEAKFLASNGTKELILIAQDLTYYGLDIYGKRNLSDLMRHLSDVDGIEWIRLQYAYPSGFPMDILDAMNERSNICNYLDMPLQHISDNMLKSMRRGTTKQKQIDLVNQIRDKVPDIALRTTLICGYPGETEQDFEEMLSWVEETRFDRLGCFTYSHEEKTHAYDLVDNVPDAVKESRVEQIMEVQQGISFEKNQEKIGNTYKVLIDRVDGDYFIGRTEYDSPEVDNEVVLHAKDNYARIGDFVHVKIDRAEDFDLYGSVIK
- the rpmG gene encoding 50S ribosomal protein L33; amino-acid sequence: MAKKGNRVQVILECTEHKESGLPGMSRYITTKNKKNTTERLELKKFNPVLRKVTVHKEIK
- the ftsY gene encoding signal recognition particle-docking protein FtsY, whose translation is MGLFDFFKKKQETPEAQEALDKSLEKTKAGFFSKITKAVVGKSTIDDEVLDSLEEVLVMSDVGVTTTLKIVDRIQQRVARDKYVGTDDLNRLLNEEIQDLLAENNSNDFETFEYGNQKPYVIMVVGVNGVGKTTTIGKLAHQLKAAGNKVVLGAADTFRAAAVDQIQLWGERVGVRVVAQPMGSDPASVAYDTVKSAVANGDDVAIIDTAGRLHNKVGLMNELTKIKNVMQKVVPDAPHEILLVLDASTGQNAIEQATQFTQATDVNALALTKLDGTAKGGVVIGISDQFKIPVKYIGVGEKIGDLQLFNKKEFVDSLFK